The DNA sequence CAGCGGGGCAAGGTTTGCCAATTCGCGCGCAAAGGCTTCGCCATCGGTCCCGGCCAGCCCGTCACTGGCCCAGAAGATGCGGTCGGGCGTGAAGCCGGACGCGTTCAGCCGCGCCAGCGCATCGGCCCGATCCGGCGCCCAGGCCTGCGGACGCAGGGAGGTCAGGCGCTTGGCCATGTCTGCGCGGGACTGGCGTTCAGCCGGGTCCGGATTGAATTGCTGCGGCGCTGTCAGCAGCAAATGCACCGGCGCGTCGCGATTGCCGGTGTCCAGCGTCGCGGTTGCGGCATTGATCAGGTCCGGCCAGCGCGGCGCCGACGGCCAGCCATTGTCCACCACGATCAACAGGCTGCCGGTGCCTTCCACTGTTTCGGTCTGCGCCCCCGGCGCGTAGACCGGTTGCGACAGGCCGAGGATCGCGGCGGCAATCGCCAGCGTACGGATCAGCCAGACCCACCAGGGCGTGCGCGCCGGGGTTTCCTCCTGCGGTTCGATCCCGTCCAGCAATTGCAGCGATGGCAGTTCGGCATGGCGCGGGGTGGGCGGCGTCGCCCGCAGGATCCACCAGATCACCGGCAGCGCCGCCAGCGCGGCCAGCGCCCACGGCGCGCCAAGCAGGAAGGGGCCCAGCGCCGTCATGCCTTGGCCCCGAAGGTTTCGATCTGGGCCTTCAGCCGCGCGGCGCCTTCCAGCGAGGATTGCCCGACTGTGTGTGTCACCAGCCGCCAGCCGAACTGGGTGGCCAGTTTCCTCAGCCCGTCGCGCTGTTCGGCGAAGCGGCGTAGATAGGCGTCGCGCATGGTTTCAGCGCGGCCCAGAATGCGGTCGATGCCTGTGCCCGGCCGGCTCAGTTTCGTGCGGCCCTCAAAGGGGAAGTCTTCTTCAATCGGCGCGGCCACGGCCAGCAGAACCCCTTCAGGGCATTTGGCCGCCAACGGCGCAAGCCTTGCCTGCCATTCCGCCAGCGGAGCATAGAAATCCGATGCGAGCACCAGAGTTGCGGCGGAGCGAGGCGGAGAGGGGAAATGCCCATTCGTGCCGCGCTCAAGATCTTCCGCAAGTCGCGCAACGGCCTTCTTGCCAAAGCTGGCTGACCGGCCCGCGCCCAGCATGCCGATCCGCTCGCCATCCTTTGACATCAGAATGCCCAGCGCCAGCATCAGCAGTTGTGCTTCCTTGGCCTTGGTCCGCAGATCGCCTTCGCCCTTCCAGCGGAAGCCCGCCGCATCATCGCACCAGAACAGCACCGTGCGCGCGGTTTCCAGTTCTGTTTCGCGTACGAACAAGTCATTGCCCTTGGCAGAGCGGCGCCAGTCGACCCGGTCTGCGGCATCTTCCTGTGCATAGCGGCGATACTGCCAGAAATGCTCGCCGGTCCCGGGCCGCCTGCGCCCGGCAGAGCCGATATGCGCAGCTTCGCTGGCCTCGGCCTTGAAGTTCAGGCCGGGCAATTGCCGGGCAAGGCTCTCCGCCTCAGCGCGAAGGTCGGCGGAGCTATTCATCCAGCGCGTCCCTCAAGCATTGCCGAGCTGACCGGATAAAGGGAATGGGGAGGGGTTCTGCGGATTCAAGCTCGTTTATGAACCGGAGCTCCTCCTGTTCGCGGTCGAACGCCTCCATTGAGAATAGATCGTCCTCATCGGCTTCCTCTTCACGCTTCCCATAGAGACCATAAAACATGCTGCTGCCGACTTGGAGCGACATGACTTCTTGACATTCGGCTGTCGTCAATCCGGGTGCGATGCAGTTTGATGAGGTTTGGTAGATAGGCTGGCCATCCGCGCGCCGATAAATATATCTCTTCGAGATTTCACTCGCATACAGGAATTTCTGGCGGCAGGAGAGATCTTGAAACATCCCTGGCAATTGCGTCACTGACAGTGAACATTCGGCGGCGGCATCAACGATTTCAAATAGGTCTGCCTCGGTCTTGATGAGCTTCTTTGCGGCGCGTTTTTCTGCGGTTGTCGCACGTGAGTTTGCATCCTCGAACCTGGCAATGAGCCCCTCCTTCCAGGCAATCTCTTCCTGTAATGCACTTTCGAGGTTGTCGCCGAGACCGGGTGTCTCCAGAAAGGTTTTATGCGGACGGATATTGTTCGCGAGAGACGACGCCGCAGCGAGTTGCAGAACGTTGCAGCTCTGAGATCTCAACTCGACTTCATCTGCACCAGACTGGGGCGTGCAAATGGCGAATGCCGCGACCGCGAGCAGCAATGCGGTGAGGTGTGATCGTTGCATGAAAATCGTACCGGTTTCAGGACGCCTGCGCCCGGCCGAACCGATATGCGCAGCTTCGCTGGCCTCGGCCTTGGAGTTCAGACCGGGCAATTGCCGGGCAAGGCTCTCGGCCTCAGCGCGGAGATCAGAGGAAGGTGTCATGCAGATACCGCTTTCCCGCACGCAATTGCGTCAATGGCGAGCGTGCGCATTGGTGTGCCATTGGCATCGGCTTCAGCAAGTGCGGTGTCGGCCGCGCCCGAATAGGCCCGCATGAGCGCGGATGTACGCTGGGCAAGTTCGTCTTCATCTATCGTATCATCTCGCAGCAATTCATTGTGACTGGCTATCACGGCTTTCCGCAGTTCGGTGCTGCCTTCATCGTCAGCATCTTCCAGCATCGCGATTGCTGCCATGTGTGTGACCAGGCAAGAATCGAAATTCGTAGATGCAGCCGACGGTGCTTGCTGCGAACAGGCCACAAGGCATGCGGCGGTGACGGCGAGGCTGGATACGTGTTGAAGTTCGCGGGCGAGTGTCATTCCGGGAACGCTAGCCAACCTTCCGGGCAAGGTCATTGATCAGATCGGTCAGGCCGGGCGCCTCGCCCGTCGGGTCATAGCGCATCGCCATACGGTGGCCGAGGCACGGTTCGGCCAGTGCCTCGACATCCTCGATGCTGGGTGCAAGACGACCGCGCAACAGCGCACGGCTCCGCGCGGCCAGCATCAGGGCCTGGCCCGCGCGCGGGGAAGGGCCCCAATCCACCAGCCGCTTCACGCGCTCGTCGCTCGTCTGCTCCGGCCGTGCCTCGCGCACAAGGCCAAGGATCGCCGAGACGATCTTCTCGCCCACCGGCATCCGCCGCACGAGCCCCTGCAGCGCGATCAGCCGCTCGGCATCCAGCGCGGGGCGAACGGTGTTGTCATCCCCGGTCGTGGTCTCGATCAGGATGCGACGCTCGGTGTCGAGATCAGGATAATTCACGTCCACTTTCAGCAGGAACCGGTCCAGCTGCGCTTCCGGCAGAGGGTAGGTGCCTTCCTGCTCGATCGGGTTCTGGGTTGCCAGAACATGGAAGGGGGCGGGCAGATCATGGCGCACGCCGGCAACGGTCACATGCCGTTCCTGCATGGCCTGAAGCAGGGCAGACTGGGTGCGCGGGCTGGCACGGTTGATCTCGTCGGCCATCAGCAGCTGGGTGAAGATCGGCCCTTTCAGGAAGCGGAAGGTGCGTTGGCCGCTCGGGCTTTCGTCCAGCACTTCAGACCCGATGATATCCGACGGCATCAGATCCGGTGTGAACTGGATGCGTTGATTGGCCAGGCCCAGCGCCGTGCCCATCGCTTCGACCAGGCGTGTCTTGGCGAGGCCGGGCGCGCCGATCAGCAGCGCATGTCCCCCGGCCAGAACGGCCGCCAGGGACAGTTCCACCACACGGTCCTGGCCGAACACCGCCTTGGCGATCTCGGTCTTTACCTGTGCCAGCGTCTCGGCGGCGGCTTCGGCTTCGGCCACGATTGCATCACTTACCTGGTCAGTATCGGCCATCAAAAGGGCGCCTCCGGCTTTTCGTCCTGAATAAACAAACCTATGTCTAAGGCCGGATCATGGCGGAGCAAAATGTGAATTCCAGTGCCCCAACCACAATCAGTCTTGAGGAAACGCTTAAAGCGATCCTTCCCGATGGCAAGGTGGAGGGCAGCTTGCCGCCCGTGCATTTGTGGAATCCTGACAGGTCGGCCGATATCGACATGGAAATCCGCGCCGATGGCAGCTGGTGGCATGAAGGCGGGCGCATAAACCGGGAAAAGCTGGTCAAGCTGTTCTCTCGCATCCTGAGACAGGATCCGGACGGTTCGACCTGGCTGGTCACGCCTTATGAGAAGGTGATCGTCCATGTCGAGGATGCGCCCTTCCTTGCCGTGCGGGTCGAGCGGGCAGGGGAGCCCGGGCCGCAACAGACGCTGGCCTTCGTGACCAATCTGGGCGATGTGACCCTGGCAGGGCCGGACGCGCCGCTGCGCGTCGAAACCGATCCTGACACCGGAGAGCCTGCCCCCTATGTGCGTGTGCGCGGACAGCTGGATGCCAAACTTGCACGGCCGGTCTTCTACGAACTGGCTGACCTTGCCGAACCCGCGCCGGACGGGTCCGACATGCTGGGCGTATGGAGCCAGGGGTGTTTCTTTCCGCTCGGCCCGGCGGCCTGATACGGCATGAGCTGGAACGGGCTTGAAGATTTCGTGCAGCGGGTCACCGACCGGCTTGACCCGCCCAAGGGGCCGGGGCGGCTGGAAGAATATGGCGATCTCGATTTCCTGACGCCTCAGGACATGGCGGCAATCCGCGCCGCGGCCGTTCTGATCGGCGTCATTCCCCGCAAGTCAGGCCCGACCGCCTTGCTCACCCTGCGCCCGGATACGATGGCAACCCATGCCGGACAGGTCGCGTTCCCGGGCGGGAAAGTCGATCCGGAAGATGTGGACGCCGTGGCCGCTGCCCTGCGGGAGGCCGAGGAGGAGGTTGGCGTGTGCCCGTCAGAGGTTGATGTGCTCGGCTGCGGCGCCCCCTATGTCACGGGCACGATGTTCCGGATCATACCGGTGGTTGGCCTGTTGCCGGCAGATTTCGAGCCGTCGCCGGACCCGACCGAAGTGGCCGATGTGTTCGAAACCCCGCTCGATTTCCTGATGAACATTGCCAACCACCAGGTCGGCAGTGCGGTCTACAAGGGACGGGAGCGGAAATTCTACGAGATGCCGCATGGCGGCTTTCGCATCTGGGGCGTGACCGCCGGCATCATCCGGAAACTGTACCACACACTCTACGATGATTGATCCGGGCGGGTTTTCGGGCTTTGTTCGACGGGTCGGCGCCTTATCTAGGGTGTAGCAACAGGAGGGATTGCCGTTTTGGCCGGACGTATCGCCTTTGAGATTTTCATCTTCTCGATTCCGTTCATCGTGTTCGGTCTCTACCTGCTGGCAACCTCCAGCGCGGAGCAGGAAGGTCGGCGCAAATGGCCGATCAACATCCTGTTCCTGTGCGGCATCGCGCTGGCCACTCTGGCCTGGTTCATTCTGATCCTGATGGAGCCGAAGGAGCGCGACATCTGCCACGAACCGGCCCGGCTGGAGAATGGCAAGCTGATCCCGGCGCGGGACTATCCCTGCGAACATGATGTCACCAATGTCGGCGTCCCGCGCGAGCGCGACAGCGTGCGCTCTGCCCGCGGGGCCACCGGGCCGGGCACCGAGATTCATGATTCCCGCGAGATCCGGGCAACCGCGCCGGACACCAGCGGCGCCGGCCGCACGGAGGAGGCGGACCCGGACCCTGATGCGCCAGACACTGCGGCGCCGGACGATGACTCGAACTGACCGCATTTCCGCGCCCTGGCTGGACTGGCCCGGCACGCGTGCGGTCATGGCCGCGCTGGAGGCGGCGCGGCCAGGCGGGGCGCGCTTCGTCGGCGGATGCGTGCGAAACCCGCTGCGCGGTGTGGAAACGGATGACATCGACATTGCGACGCAACTGAAACCGGATGAAACGCTTTCAGCCCTGTCTGATGCGGGCATTCGCGCCATTCCCACCGGGATCGAGCACGGCACGATCACGGCCATTGTCGACAGCCGCCCGTTCGAGATCACCAGTCTGCGCCGGGATGTCGAGACCGACGGGCGCCGCGCCGTGGTCGCCTTCACCGAGGATTGGGCCGAGGACGCCCAGCGCCGGGATTTCCGCCTGAACGCCATCTATGCCGCGCCGGATGGCCGGTTGCATGAAATCGTGCCCGGCTCGATCGAGGATGCCATTGAAGGCCGGGTGATCTTCATCGGGGATGCCGATCAGCGTCTGCGCGAGGATTATCTGCGCATTCTGCGCTTCTTCCGTTTCAATGCCTGGTATGGCGCAGGCTTGGATGGCGAAGGTCTGGCAGCCTGCGAGCGCCAGAAGGACGGGCTCGCGAAGATCGCAGCAGAACGAATCTGGAAGGAATTGAAACGCCTGATGGAAGCGCCAGACCCGTCCGAAGCCCTGATGGCGATGGAAGACACTGGTGTGATGACGGCCGTCCTGCCGGGGGCGAGCGCGTCGGAACTGCCATCTCTGGTCGCCATAGAGCAGGGGGCCGGTCTCGCACCGGACCCGCTGCGGCGGCTGATGGCCATGGTGCCCCGCCGGCCAAGGGATGTGCAGTACATGACAGCGCATCTGCGGCTGTCCAATGCCGAAGCCGGACGGCTCGCCCAGTGGGCTGCGCCTGCGCTGACGCATGTTCTCGGACTGCCGGAAAAGGCCTTGCGCGGTCTGTTCTACCGCCACGGCGCAGAGGCTGTTCTGGATCGCGCGCTGATCGAGGCGGCCCAGGGGCCCGGAGCGGACGCGTTCGAGGCCGTCCTTCGCGCGGCGGAGGACTGGCAGCGGCCATCATTTCCGATCGGCGGCGAGGATGCGCTGGCGGCGGGGCTCAAGGGTCCGGGCATCGGAGACCGATTGCGCGCACTGGAAGAGGACTGGATCGCCTCGGATTTCACGCTCGGGCGCGGTGAATTGCTGGCGCGGCTCAGTTCGCGAACAGAATGAAGGCGTTCAGATACCCGGCGAAACTGATCCAGGCGAGATAGGGCAGCTGGAGCAATGCGGCGAGATGCGAATAGCGCCAGAAATCCTGCATCATCGCGATGATCAGCAGCCACAGGGCGACCAGGATGCCGAGGGCCAGCGACACGTCCTGCAGGCCGAAAAAGGCAAGGCTCCAGCCGGCATTGAAAGCCAGCATCGTATAGTAGAGCCCCAGCGGGCTGATCGCCCGTTCAAAGGAGCCCGCCCGTTCCAGCACCAGCATGGCGCCGGCCGCCATCAGGACAAACAGGATTGGCCAGACCAGGGCAAACAGGATGTCTGGCGGCGTCAGAAAGGGCTTGTGGAGTGCGGCATACCAGGGATCGGCGCTGCCGCCGGATATCACTGCTCCTGCTGCGGCGGCTGTCACCGTCGCGAGCAGGAGCAGTATCCCTGCCCCCCAGGGAAAGGCTTTCGCGTTTGCGACCATCGACCATGCTTATACCTCTGAATGAAGTTTTCGTCATTTCCGAAACGTTAATCCGGGGCTCACTGCCCTGTTCGTCATCGTTTTTTCGGGAGACTGCCCAATTTCCGGACGCACGTTCGGTGTCAGTCCTCGTCGCGGTCGAGAATGTCGCCGGGCTTGCAGTCGAGCACCGCGCAGATCTTGTCCAGGGTTTCGAACCGCACGCCTTTCACCCGGCCCTGTCGCAATTGCGACAGGTTCTGCTCCGAGATGCCGATCGCGGCGGCGAGTTCCTTGGACTTCATCTTGCGCAATGCAAGCATGACATCGAGGCGGACAATGATCGCCATCAGACGAACTGCTCGTTCTCAAGGGCAATATCGGTTGCCTGCGTCAGGATCTGTCCGATGATCAGGATGATGGCGCCGATCAGCAAAAGCACGACCTGCATGGAATTGACCGCAATGGTCAGCGCCCGGCGATCCTCGCCATTGTCGAATGTGAGACCCAGCACCATCAAGGTCGGCATGACCAGCTGTATGGCGGCGAACAGGAAAATCATCAGGCCAAGAAACCGGACGGCGCGCACGGCAATGGGGCCAAACACCTTTCCGGTCTGGAACACGCTGAACACTCGGGCCGCGCCCAGCAGGATCAGGACAAGACTGAAATAGCTGATGGTTGCCAGCGTCTGAAGCAGGAGTTTCTTGCCCGCCGAATAGGCCACATCTTCCCGCACCTGCGGTTGCAGGCCGGCCCAGACCGCATCGAGGATCGCGGATACGGCGTCGGTCGTGAAATAGAAAATGATGATCAGGCCGGTGGCTGCCAAGGCCAGCCATTTCATGGAGCGGCAGATCAGGCGGGTGCGGCCCGGAAGGCGAATGGAAGGAGTCATGTTCACTCTTGTCATTAGAAAATTCATGTTTTACATGAATTTATTATCGAACAAAAGGTATTCTCATGATCGTGTCGACCGCAAGAGGTTTTCTCATCTCGTTGGGCTTGGCCGCTCTGGTCGCCTGTACCAGTGTGCCGGTCGCGAGCTTGCCGAAGCTCGCCGCGCTGGACCCGGTTGCGATGGATGCCAGCCAGATTGAGGTCGCCGTACGCGCGCCGGACGATTACGACCTGCCGGAAGACGGGGCCACGCTTGTCCTGACCGTTTGGCAGGAGGAGGGGGATCGCACACGAGAGGAGCTGTTTCATCTCAAGCCGGTTCCCGGGGGTCTCACGGCGTTTCTCACCAAGCGTTCGAAGGCCGGGTTTGCGTTTCACCGGTTGCGGATCGATCCGAAAGACGCCCCGCGCATGGACGAGTTCCGCGCCCATATGCTCAGCCTGAAGGATACGCCGGGGCAGAAGAGCCTCTCCGTCAGCGTGACGACAAGACCGTGCCTGAAGCCGGGCGCAAACCCGTTCAAGGATCCGCGCATCGCCATCTATTTGCGTCCGACACGGGAAGACGATTATTTCACCCTCGTGAAGGAACGGTCTGTTCCGATCGAGCTACCGGACGGCGACGCGCGCTATTGCCAAACCGGCTGAGGCGCTAGGGCCATTTCACGACAGGGGGCATGGAGGAGAGGATGCTCGTCACATTGCCGCCCGTCTTGAGGCCGAAGGTCGTGCCGCGATCATAGAGCAGATTGAACTCCACATACCGCCCGCGCTGGACTAGCTGTTCCTCTCGCTGGGCCTCGCTCCAGGTTTCGTTCATGCGGCGGGCGACCAATTGCGGATAAATGTCCGCGAATTGTGAGCCGACCTGTTGTGTGAAGGCGAAATCAGCCTCCCAGTCGCCCGTGTTGAAGCGGTCATAGAATATGCCGCCCGTCCCGCGGGGTTCGTCTCGATGAGGGAGATGGAAATAGGTGTCGCAGGTCGCCTTCATCTGGGCATGGTCGGCGCCCGGATGCGTATCGCACGCGGCTTTCATGGCGGCGTGAAAGTCGACACTGTCTTCAAAGGCCTGATCGCGCTGGTAATCGAGCAGGGGATTGAGGTCTCCGCCGCCGCCGAACCAGGACTGGCTGGTCACCAGCATGCGCGTGTTCATGTGCGCGGCCGGCACCTTGGGATTGCGCGGATGAGCGATCAGGGAAATGCCGGAGGCCCAGAACCGGCCATCCGATTGGTCCGCCCCCGGGATCTGCGCCGCAAAGGCTTCGGAAAAGGTGCCATACACTTCGGAGAAATGGACACCGACCTTTTCAAATACCTTGCCCCGCATGAGGCCCATCCGGCCGCCTCCGAGATCCTCGCTGCCATCGCCGCGCTTCCATTCGGTCAGCTCGAACCGGCCGGGTGCGCCGGAGTAGAGTGGGCGGTCTGCGGCGTCTTCCAGGGCTTCGAAACGGGCGCAAATATCCGCTTGCAGCGAGCGAAACCACTCCCGCGCACGGGATTTCTGCATCTTCAGATCGGCATCCTTCATGGCGCGACACATGCCGCCAGGAGTGCGACACTTGCAAGCGCCCTGTTGTCACAGGCGCCAAGTCAGGATAACGCGCTGCGAATAGTAGTTTACGGGGAGGCACCCGCGCCCACTTGCCGCAATGTGCAGGGGGGCGGGCTCCTGTATTACGGGGCCAGATTTCTGCCTTCGCAAGGGACGGGACAAGCGTGACTGATACACCTGCACACGATCATGGCGAGACGATCGACGAGGATCGCCGCAATTTCATCCATATCGCCACCGGTGCGGCCGCTTTCGGCGGCGCGGCCATGTTCGCCTGGGCCGCTGTCGACCAGTGGAACCCGGCCGCTGACACCAAGGCCGCTTCGGCACTTGATGTCGACGTGTCCAAGATTCCGCTGGGCGGCGAGATTCGCGTTCTGATCGGCGGCAAGCCGTTCTTCGTGCGCCACCGCACCGCCGCCGAGATTGCTGCAGCGGACTCGGTGAATGTGGCAACCCTGCGCGACCCGCAGACCGATGATGAGCGCCTGCGTCCCAAGGGCGACGGGTCGCTGAACCCGGCCATTCTGGTGACGTCCGGCTCCTGTACGCACCTTGGCTGTGTCCCGGTTGGCCCGGCCCAGGGTAACACCGGTGACTTTGGCGGCTGGTACTGCCCGTGCCACGGGTCGCACTACGACACGTCCGGCCGCATCCGCAAAGGCCCCGCTCCCACAAACCTCCCGGTTCCGGATTACAAATACGTGTCCGATTCCGTGATCAATATCTCGCTTTAAGGGAAGGATACCGTAGATGAGTGGCCACGAATCCACCTACACGCCCACCAACGCCTTCACGAAATGGCTTGATACGCGTCTGCCGATTGTCCGCTTCGCGCAGGATACGGCGATCAATTTCCCGACCCCGAAAAATCTGAACTACTGGTACACGTTCGGCGGCATTCTGGCCGTCTGCCTGGTCGTTCAGATCCTGACCGGTGTCATTCTTGCCATGCACTATGAGGCAAGCGTCGACGGCGCCTTTGCCTCGGTCGAGCGCATCATGCGCGACGTGCCCTATGGCTGGCTGCTGCGTTACATCCACGCGAACGGCGCCTCGATGTTCTTCCTGGCGGTCTATCTGCACATGTTCCGCGGGCTCTATTACGGTTCCTACAAGGCGCCGCGCGAGATCCTGTGGATCCTGGGCTGCGTCATCTATCTGCTGATGATGGCGACGGCCTTCCTCGGCTACATGCTGCCCTGGGGCCAGATGTCCTATCACGGCGCCAACGTGATCACGTCGCTGTTCGGCGCCATCCCGCTGGTGGGTGAAAGCCTCCAGACCTGGATTCTCGGCGGACCGTCCATCGGCAACCAGACGCTGCAGCGCTTCTTCTCGCTGCACTATCTGCTGCCCTTCATGATTGCCGGCGCCGTCATCCTGCACGTCTGGGCGCTGCACGTGCCGGGCAACAACAACCCGACCGGTGTCGAGGTTCAGGATGTTGCGAAAGACACCGTGCCGTTCCACCCGTACTATACGGTGAAGGACGCCTTCGCGATCGTGATCTTCCTGATCATGTTTGCTGTCTTCGTCTTCTACGCCCCGAACGTTCTGGGCCATGCCGACAACTATATCGAAGCCAACCCGCTGGTGACGCCTGCGCACATCGTGCCGGAATGGTACCTGCTGCCATTCTACGCCATCCTGCGCGCCATCACCTTCGACCTCGGCCCGATCCCGGCCAAGCTGCTCGGCGTGATCTTCATGTTTGCGGCCATCGCGGTCCTGTTCATCCTGCCTTGGCTCGACACGTCGAAAGTGAAGTCCATGCGCTACCGTCCGGTGGCCAAGCAGTTCTTCTTCGGTTTTGTCGCCGTCTGCCTGCTGCTCGGCTGGTGTGGCGCGGCCAACCCGGATGATCCGGTGATCCCGGCGCTGCAGGGCGATCCGAAACTGGTGGTGAGCTACACGGCAGATGGCCAGGAAGCGACCAGCGAATACAAGGGCGGCGGCGAAGCCTATGTCGACGCGAAACGGTTCATGGAAAGCCTGCCGGAAGGCGCGAGCCCGTCGCTCGCCGCTGTGCCGGCGCCGACCTTCCTGTTCCGCCACTTCTCGCTGATCCTGACCTTCTGCTATTTCGGCTTCTTCTTCCTTCTGTTCTTCCTCGGCCTGACCGAGAAGCCGAAGGAACTGCCGGAATCCATCCATAAATCCGTGCTGAAACGCGAAAAAGCGTCGGCGTCGGCCGTGCCGGCTGAATAGGGAGCTTTGGGGATAATCATGAAAGCGTTCCGCATTCTCACCGCCGGTCTTGCCGGCCTCATGATCGCCGCATCAGCTCACGCTGCCGGTGGTGCCGCTCACCCGCACGCTCCGGAAGAGGGCTGGCCCTTTGAAGGCGTGACCGGTCAGTTCGACCAGGCGTCTCTCCAGCGCGGGTATCAGGTCTATCAGGAAGTCTGCTCGTCCTGTCACTCGATGAAGCTGCTCAGCTATCGCAATCTCGGCGATCCCGGCGGCCCGTTCTACGACCCGGACTATCCGAACCCGAACGACAACCCGTATGTGAAGGCACTCGCCGCGCAGAACGAAATCCTCAGCCCGACCCCGAATGAGGCCGGCGATTATGATTTCCGCCCGGCAACCCCCGCTGACCGGTTCCGCAGCCCGTACCCGAACGACAATGCGGCCCGTGCAGCCAATGGCGGCGCAGTTCCGCCGGATCTTTCTGTCATCACGAAAGCCCGTCATGGCGGTGCGTCCTATGTCTACAGCCTGCTGGCTGGATATCCGGACGACGAAGTCTTCAAGGAGCGCGTGGTCACCGAGGCGACCGACGACGCCCCGGCTGAAGTCCAGACCGTGATCGATACGTCCAAGCTGCACATTGGCCACGGCGATGATCATCACTATGAAGGCTACCTGATCCAGAATGTCGGCCAGTACTACAACCCGTACATGCCGGGCGACACGGTGCCACAATTCGAAGGCGACCCACGCCACGCGCCTCCGGGCGGCTTCCTGGCCATGCCACCGCAGCTGGTTCCGGGCCGCGTCGAGTATAGCGACGGCACCGAAGCCACGATCGAACAGATGTCCTACGACGTTGCGCAATTCCTGGCCTGGGCCGGTGAGCCGAAGCAGGGCAACCGCCGGTCGCTGGGCCTCGCCGTGATGGTCTATCTCGGCATTCTCGCGATCCTGCTCTGGTTCTCCTACAAGCGTATCTGGCGCAACGTAGAGCACTAGGCGCGGACCAGTACATTGACTGAATTGATAGCCATCCGCAGGGCAAGCCCGGCGGATGGCTTTCTCGTTGAGGGCCTGACTCGCCAGATCTGGACCGGGCGCGTCTCAGAGGAATCGACGGTCTTCCGCGAAACTCCTCAATCTGTCGCCGCCCAGCTTGAAAAGGGCGGCGGCGCGATCCTGCTCGATGGAACTGCGCCGATCGGGTCAGGGCGCTGGGTGCCGGTTCCAGGCCCTTCCGGGCAGGGGCTCTGGATGGAAGTGAAGCGGATTGGTGTGCTGAAAGCCTATCGTGGGCGTGGCTTTGGAGAGCGCATCCTGTTCGCCCTGGAAGAGGCCGGACGCGAAGCCGGTGCGTTGGGCGCCCAATTGGCGGTACGTCACGATCAGGTGAGGCTTGTCGACTTCTATGCAGAGCTTGGCTACGTGCTGGCAGATGATGTGGAACTGACCACGCCCAACCCGCGCTCTCCGCCGCCCATTGGCATGCGCAAGGAATTCAGGACGAACATATGAGCAAATGGACCCTCGGCATTATCGGCGGCTCTGGCCTGTACGAGATTGATGGT is a window from the Hyphomonas sp. genome containing:
- a CDS encoding DUF58 domain-containing protein is translated as MNSSADLRAEAESLARQLPGLNFKAEASEAAHIGSAGRRRPGTGEHFWQYRRYAQEDAADRVDWRRSAKGNDLFVRETELETARTVLFWCDDAAGFRWKGEGDLRTKAKEAQLLMLALGILMSKDGERIGMLGAGRSASFGKKAVARLAEDLERGTNGHFPSPPRSAATLVLASDFYAPLAEWQARLAPLAAKCPEGVLLAVAAPIEEDFPFEGRTKLSRPGTGIDRILGRAETMRDAYLRRFAEQRDGLRKLATQFGWRLVTHTVGQSSLEGAARLKAQIETFGAKA
- a CDS encoding MoxR family ATPase — translated: MADTDQVSDAIVAEAEAAAETLAQVKTEIAKAVFGQDRVVELSLAAVLAGGHALLIGAPGLAKTRLVEAMGTALGLANQRIQFTPDLMPSDIIGSEVLDESPSGQRTFRFLKGPIFTQLLMADEINRASPRTQSALLQAMQERHVTVAGVRHDLPAPFHVLATQNPIEQEGTYPLPEAQLDRFLLKVDVNYPDLDTERRILIETTTGDDNTVRPALDAERLIALQGLVRRMPVGEKIVSAILGLVREARPEQTSDERVKRLVDWGPSPRAGQALMLAARSRALLRGRLAPSIEDVEALAEPCLGHRMAMRYDPTGEAPGLTDLINDLARKVG
- a CDS encoding DUF1285 domain-containing protein yields the protein MAEQNVNSSAPTTISLEETLKAILPDGKVEGSLPPVHLWNPDRSADIDMEIRADGSWWHEGGRINREKLVKLFSRILRQDPDGSTWLVTPYEKVIVHVEDAPFLAVRVERAGEPGPQQTLAFVTNLGDVTLAGPDAPLRVETDPDTGEPAPYVRVRGQLDAKLARPVFYELADLAEPAPDGSDMLGVWSQGCFFPLGPAA
- a CDS encoding CoA pyrophosphatase, with amino-acid sequence MSWNGLEDFVQRVTDRLDPPKGPGRLEEYGDLDFLTPQDMAAIRAAAVLIGVIPRKSGPTALLTLRPDTMATHAGQVAFPGGKVDPEDVDAVAAALREAEEEVGVCPSEVDVLGCGAPYVTGTMFRIIPVVGLLPADFEPSPDPTEVADVFETPLDFLMNIANHQVGSAVYKGRERKFYEMPHGGFRIWGVTAGIIRKLYHTLYDD
- a CDS encoding DUF6111 family protein — its product is MAGRIAFEIFIFSIPFIVFGLYLLATSSAEQEGRRKWPINILFLCGIALATLAWFILILMEPKERDICHEPARLENGKLIPARDYPCEHDVTNVGVPRERDSVRSARGATGPGTEIHDSREIRATAPDTSGAGRTEEADPDPDAPDTAAPDDDSN
- a CDS encoding CCA tRNA nucleotidyltransferase — its product is MTRTDRISAPWLDWPGTRAVMAALEAARPGGARFVGGCVRNPLRGVETDDIDIATQLKPDETLSALSDAGIRAIPTGIEHGTITAIVDSRPFEITSLRRDVETDGRRAVVAFTEDWAEDAQRRDFRLNAIYAAPDGRLHEIVPGSIEDAIEGRVIFIGDADQRLREDYLRILRFFRFNAWYGAGLDGEGLAACERQKDGLAKIAAERIWKELKRLMEAPDPSEALMAMEDTGVMTAVLPGASASELPSLVAIEQGAGLAPDPLRRLMAMVPRRPRDVQYMTAHLRLSNAEAGRLAQWAAPALTHVLGLPEKALRGLFYRHGAEAVLDRALIEAAQGPGADAFEAVLRAAEDWQRPSFPIGGEDALAAGLKGPGIGDRLRALEEDWIASDFTLGRGELLARLSSRTE
- a CDS encoding TspO/MBR family protein, with the protein product MVANAKAFPWGAGILLLLATVTAAAAGAVISGGSADPWYAALHKPFLTPPDILFALVWPILFVLMAAGAMLVLERAGSFERAISPLGLYYTMLAFNAGWSLAFFGLQDVSLALGILVALWLLIIAMMQDFWRYSHLAALLQLPYLAWISFAGYLNAFILFAN
- a CDS encoding helix-turn-helix transcriptional regulator, with the translated sequence MAIIVRLDVMLALRKMKSKELAAAIGISEQNLSQLRQGRVKGVRFETLDKICAVLDCKPGDILDRDED
- a CDS encoding DUF2975 domain-containing protein, with translation MTPSIRLPGRTRLICRSMKWLALAATGLIIIFYFTTDAVSAILDAVWAGLQPQVREDVAYSAGKKLLLQTLATISYFSLVLILLGAARVFSVFQTGKVFGPIAVRAVRFLGLMIFLFAAIQLVMPTLMVLGLTFDNGEDRRALTIAVNSMQVVLLLIGAIILIIGQILTQATDIALENEQFV